A single Garra rufa chromosome 9, GarRuf1.0, whole genome shotgun sequence DNA region contains:
- the LOC141343126 gene encoding mpv17-like protein produces the protein MSRVWALFKSHPYISNVLGYTTLFATADLIQQSMMGKAQDQGTVHKLDQVRQDTPNTSIEGFTMAGEAKPDNDSKISHSEGNIKAFPVHDPQLHSIDWAQTARVALVGFCFHANFNYHWLRGLERMFPGGGTRTVSLKVFLDQLFAAPLTISAFYIGLSTLEGAEDPLEDWRNKFWSSYKTGVVYWSTMQAVNFSLIPPVARTVFVGGVALGWTVFLCHFKQQKSECLS, from the exons ATGAGCAGAGTATGGGCTTTGTTCAAATCGCATCCATACATCTCTAATGTGCTGGGATACACGACACTATTTGCCACAGCAGACCTCATTCAGCAAAGCATGATGGGAAAAGCTCAGGACCAAGGGACAGTACACAAACTGGATCAAGTGAGACAAGATACCCCCAACACATCCATTGAGGGATTTACTATGGCTGGAGAAGCAAAGCCAGATAATGATAGCAAAATAAGTCACTCAGAAGGAAATATAAAAGCTTTTCCAGTACACGATCCTCAGCTTCACAGCATCGACTGGGCCCAGACTGCTCGGGTGGCACTGGTTGGGTTTTGTTTTCATGCCAACTTCAATTATCATTGGCTTCGGGGACTGGAGAGGATGTTTCCAGGAGGAGGAACCAGAACAGTGTCACTTAAAGTGTTTCTGGACCAGCTGTTTGCAGCTCCTTTGACAATAAGTGCTTTTTACATTG GGTTGAGCACATTGGAGGGTGCAGAGGATCCActtgaagactggagaaataaaTTCTGGAGCTCTTATAAG ACTGGAGTAGTGTATTGGTCAACAATGCAG GCTGTGAACTTCTCACTGATACCTCCGGTGGCCCGAACTGTTTTTGTTGGAGGAGTTGCTCTTGGCTGGACTGTCTTCTTGTGTCATTTCAAGCAACAGAAGAGTGAATGCCTGAGCTAG